The sequence below is a genomic window from Marmota flaviventris isolate mMarFla1 chromosome 9, mMarFla1.hap1, whole genome shotgun sequence.
agtgatagagtacttgccttgcatgtattatgtgggtttgatcctcagcaccacataaaaataaagatattgcacgaactacaactaaaaaaaattttttttaagtatcgtATGCAATATTGCTTTCTGCCTTGGCATCCCCTTTACTGGGCACCTAGGCAGTGACTAGCCCTGGCGGGGTTCCCTTGCCCAGCTCACCTGGCTCTGCGCCTTGATGACGTTCGTGTCGCGGAAGTAGTAGAGGCTATTGCTGCCCATGTTGTAGCTGGCCACAGCTGCCTGCGCCGCCCTCTGCACCTGCGGGTCGTTGGGAGCCAGGTCCTGGCGTTCTCCAGTCCTGCGGCCTCGCGGATCAGCACGGGCGTCAGGGGACAGCGCCAGGAGGCAGAGCGCGATCAGAGCCAGGCCCATCGCCAGCGGGAGGTGAGAACGTGCCATGGCTGCAGTGTCAGTGCCAAGCCGAAGCCTGTGCTGCTTTTACGGGCTCCCTGGCCCCGCCCGGCCCCGCCTGCCGCCAGTCGCCCCCGGATCCCGGATCCCTGCACGgtgccttccccacccccaggtcCTGCAGGCTGGGCCGAGGGGTCAGAGAACCCCTGTGTGCCACGATGCTGCGTTGCCCAGCCCTCCAGCAAGGGAGAGCACAGCCACAAACCCCAGCACTAAGTGCCACTGTAGGAACAGTTCACAGAAAGTCTGTCCAGTCTGATCTACCAACAGCTATGTTTGAGCTCTTACTGTCCCACCATTTctgggctgtgtgaccttggagagGTTACTTAACCTTTCACTGCTTCTGTTTCCTCTTCTGGAAAGTGAGTATTGTGAGGATTCAATGAACTGATACAAGTAAATTGGAAGAGGCCAGATGTTCTACAAACAGCAGGTAAGTAGGTGACATTACTGCCCTGAGCCAGTGTCATTTAACTCACAATCAGCACCAAGAGGGAATTATAGAGTTTCTACTTTGCAGAGGAGGAAATAACATGGAAGGGAGAATTGATTTGACTATAGACAGCAGTTGATCACCAGTAAATGGAGATGCTGGCTTTTGAGCCCGGGAGCTCTAAGAACTTAGCAGTCCTAAACCAGACTGAGTCCCAAGGGTGAGAACTGTCAGAAAAAGGGGCTGTCATACCTGTTGCCGTTTAACTGACTGGATAACTCTGGACAAATCACTCAACTTCCCAGAGCCTCAGCTGAAAAAAAGGGTAACAATATTtttctcctgggctggggatgtggctcaagtggtagcgcgcttgcctggcatgcgtgcggcccgggttcaatcctcagcaccatatacaaacaaagatgttgtgtctgctgaaaactaaaaaataaatattaaaaaaattctctctctctctctaagaaaaaaatttttttctcctaagttTGTTCTAACGCCAATGCCTGCAGACCGAGTCACCCCTAGGCACACTGGACAAGTGCTAGAAGTACCAGCAACATAGGGACCCCACAACTTTTTGAAAGACtccaataataaatatataaaaaatagcattGAAGCAATCAACACAGGAAAAGCCTGGACTTTGTTAGAATTCTTTGTGCTTTAGAGTCTGCATAATTTGGGCTTTAATATATGTTGGAGAGCCAGGACATTTGTCCTTGGGACATTGAAATCTTTTTGGAGTCTTACATGGGGCTCAGAGGAGGTGGCCACTTACAGTACCTGGCAAAAGATTGGTGCTTTGTTAGTGATAGCTATTATTGGTTtggtttgtggtgctggggatggaacccaggggtattctaccattgatctacatcccaagcctttttcactttttattttgagaccacattttgctaaattgcagaagctggctttgaactaagaTCACCCTGCCTCGGCcttctcctgaattgctgggattacaggtgtgtgccatcacccCGGCACTATTATTGTGGTGAGTATCATAAGCAGACATCCAGCATTCCCCCTTCCCCAATTCTAGAATCCTAGGGCCATGAGGAAGTGATTTCTCAGACCAGAGCATGGTCACTGCCAGTCCAGCTGCCAATCTGCTTCCCCACCCAGTCAGTCCAGCTATGAAAAACAAACTGCTACCTCCCTGGGATTCCAAGGAAAAGGTCACAAGTTTGTCACAGGCTCAGGTGTCTGTCTTAAAGAGACAGACTTCTGTTTGTTGGAGAGCTGGCCTAAGCTTGGCTTGATGAGGAGGCTTGGCCAGGTAGGGACCATGAGTTGAGAGGCATAGGACAGCTCACAGGGAGAGGTGGCAGGCTGCCACAGGGACCAGGCAACCTCCCTGGGAGGCCCCAGCTCTGCTCTTCCACATGGAGCTCAGTCATGGCCACACTTACTTCTCATAACTCCCTTGAAAAGTAAAGCACCATCTCTGATTCACCAAGAAACAGTGAGTCACCAGTCACTGTCACCTACCTTGTCCATCACTGCTTTGTGCTAATGTCAATGAGTCTTTGGTGCTACAATCTAGCAATTTCCAAGGACTTCTCGTCCACTGATTACTCCTCTCAAACCTTGAGGTAGTTGTATCCTCATCTGCAGAAGAGTTAATCAGAGCTAATCTGAAGTCACTTGGCTAGAAGTACTATctggagagaaaaagagggaggagagggaaactAACCATCACTGGACTCTTGCCACATGCTAGGCCTTGAGTCACATTTTCTTGTTCTCATAGTGGCTCTGCAGAGTAGTGATTATTACCTTTTTCTACAAGGAGGAAATGaggggtcaaagaagaaatggtAGGACCTGGAGTAGCACCCACATGCCCGCAATGTCCTGTGCTGACCAGGCTGTTCTGCAGAGGGGTGCTTCCTGAAGGTGGTCTGTCTCATCCAGAAAGGAGCCTGTAGTCTGGGCTCCATCCTGTCTGGATCACTCTGGCTTCCAGAAAACGCCCTGGGCCAAGCATGAACTTGAGATTGGCCATCCCACTGGCCATGGGGCACAGGCTCCAGATTTGCTGTGGCTCAGGCCTTCCAACCCAGGTTGCCCACAGCACCCTTCTCTTTCTCATGGCCTGATGGGTCTTGATGACCAGGGAGGCCTCTCACAACctcctcaccttgggcccaccCTGGCAGGCTCCTTGCTGTAGCCCACCCCATCCCTCTTCCTTGAGACTTCAGCTGGGTGAAGGACATTCTCTCCCTAGGACTCTGCTCCCCTTGTCCTGTCACACATATCCTGGAAAGAAAACTTCCTGGCAAGGACACGTGTGACTCCATGGAGGAGTTCCCCTCAGTGCCGGGGTGTCCTGTTCATCAGCTGATTGAATCTTCAGAGCCCTGCACTGGGTGGAACAACTGGCTCCAGATCACCAGGTGACTGAGGGAAGAACTTGTGCCCCTGGCTGGTTCTTCAAGGTTACCATTAGTTGAAGCCAGAGTGATGGCCGCAGAGAGAGTCCTGGTGCCTGCAGGGAGGGGACACCCTGAAAGGGAGGCCACAGCCATGAGCACCAACTGGGCGTCTTCTATTCCATCTGGGTTGCCACTGGGCTAGGTGGGGAAGGTGTCTTGGGCTGTTTGTCCCTTCCTTTCTAGGGACAGCAGGAAGAAGCCCTTAGGACACCAGGGTTCACCCTAAGCTGCGGGCCAGATCTGAGTGCTAGGGACTAGAGCAACTGAGGGGTCAAGCTCTGGCTGCATACAGGGAGTCAGGGTGGCAAGAGGTATATTGTGTGAATATTTGCTGACTTCTGGGCCCACCAACAACCCCAGGCCAGTAGGTGCTCAGCTCAACCTGCTGAGCCCTGAGCCCTGGCTGAGAAGCTCTGCCTCCTCCATCAGGCATGCCCTCTCTCCAGCACGCCAGGCCTTGCTCCCTTTGACCTACAAGCTGAGTCAGGGCTGGACCTCTAAGAGGCCACTCTGTCACAAGGTACATTCTAGATGCCCTTTGTCCCCTGATGCCCCAGGACTGATCCAGGGATTTGTGTGAGATATAACATAAAGAGCCCAGATGAAGGGCTCCTGCCCTATCAATCTGTCCTGGGCTCCAGTCGAGCCCCAGGGAGAGGTGACAAAACCCATGGGTGAGCCAGGGAAAGGCGAACATTGAAGAAACAAGGAAGAGAGTATGTCACACAGGGTCCCACCAGGGTCCCAGTGCCAGAGCCAGGGAGGCAAAGCCAGGCAACCAGTATGGGCTGGAGCCACAGGAAGGGCTTCATAGAGCAGGAGAGCATCTCCATCACCTTGTCATTCAACAGCAACAATGTGACTGTGTCAGGGCTGAGTGTGGAGAAGCTGTAGCCCTACCGAGCCCCTACCTAAGCACACCAGGCAAATGACAGTGTCACAAGCACAAGGGTTGAGGCTGAGTGTGTCTGGACCCATCAGGAAAACATTAGGCACATAGTATGTCACAGACTCCAGAGAAGGCCACTCTACTACCTCAATGGGCTCCTCCCAGGAAGCAGCTGAACCACAGTGGCCCTGCTCTGGCGGAACCTGCCAGCTGAGCCACACGCTGCCCAGACCCAGCTTGAGAGAACCCTCATTCCTACTAGTGACAATTCTGTCACTTTGTCCCATACTCATTCAATCaccagttttttttattttttgtttccttcttatcCTTCTATTATTCTGAAATGTAGCTAATACATAGAAAACAAGCCAGAAGATGCATGTTCCTTTTAACAAATAATTGCAGGGTCAGTGCATGTATTTCCACCATCCAGGTCAAAAATGAAATGCCACTCCCACCTGTACACCCTTCCATAATCAAACAAAGATAATCActattgatattttctttctttactttttgccATActaggtattgaatccagggccctgcacgcaaggcaagcactgtaccactgatctacactcccaatccttttattttgaaacagggcctcactaagtttctgaggctggccttgaacttgtgatcctccagcctcagcttcccaagtagttgGTATTACAAgtgggcaccaccatgccaggcttacTATTGACTTGCAATAAAcatttccttgcttttctttctagttttattatCTATGTAGAGGTCACTAAGCAAGAATTTACTTCTTAACTTTACATGAACAGAATCACACCATtgtatattttgctttatttgttcAATATTGTTTGAGGGTCACCCATCATCTGGGTTGCTCCCCACTCCCCCACAGTGCTACCAATCTGGGCCTCACACTGCAAACACCCAGTGCCTCAAGGTACCAGGTTACTTCCTCCTGTCCTGGGTGTGGGTGCGAGTTGGTGCAT
It includes:
- the Cst6 gene encoding cystatin-M, coding for MARSHLPLAMGLALIALCLLALSPDARADPRGRRTGERQDLAPNDPQVQRAAQAAVASYNMGSNSLYYFRDTNVIKAQSQLVAGIKYYLTVEMESTACRKTRVSGDHVDLTTCPLATGVQQEKLRCDFEILEVPWKNSSQLLKHNCVQV